The following coding sequences lie in one Eschrichtius robustus isolate mEscRob2 chromosome 10, mEscRob2.pri, whole genome shotgun sequence genomic window:
- the LOC137770889 gene encoding collagen alpha-2(I) chain-like, with translation MAEAARRAGEPGVEAEADLLYPARLEEPSRRELKGRGRSGRSERSPCVLPPLPSPSTPLLFLLLSPWEVPGREGGSARGEERRGQSRAGGAARIARTPGTRLGRRGRLASGPALSHYPSPDLRSAPLPGRAGIHLPYAPWPARPAGSRALPGSTPQTAVVALEPAGPAQAALNSCADGAAEACSSLQTGRCSRPARCPRPAVKLLPGRTGLRGGAAVGAEPGLRRLRRRPSPGPRGLGRGREGQTEIRDSRGSLGKGFSYGGRGTERGLRTVVNGSSGCALERTPSKSAGSPRPGRSLILSLLASLFLSRFFPARFRTPPHLNLVPPVDFLRGGSEVPRAPARSFAGDRELLSAEPKRERVWVLDASSGSEDERIEGPECGQGALFFPLDPQTPGEVLGAGRKRSRPCGAGPEPLLCVLKLCASVLAADPPDRAPGKRGPGLNRPRPPFFGAASRGARPGVNGPASRPAPPPPGGKNIFIPVAAAAAQAPIHAARAPGGTNQSAAALRRADRGENRGRCPSPETCPTSPPGTHTSPIGSGGRTRKAQGTGSGQRSSRGVRRGGRAPGFRALARRPGPGGGGARRPKAGVGPLRRPRVSRSVCPAASGGYSPPPLPGAPAPPPAREFPSPPPARRRRRASPIHFSPPLPPSSAPSPFSPALRLPLRLSHTLWASSSHFSVLLSLKVWSPRPRGLGKLLSRVGPVCPLPRSRGTIRGSGGAPARAYKGATAARCRGGVGGAGRRDGFSRRDSGRPARGRRVEWRPQRREGGQRPFLNLINLLGRAETKARLRAPTSSASARSRRPCRQVTGTRAPLGAEAPVPPLLRPREPSPASPKPGPPGPPLPPLESWPIKAAGRRGEALGEAGPPGDAARRERKHRLPEA, from the exons ATGGCAGAGGCGGCGCGGAGGGCTGGAGAGCCAGGGGTGGAGGCGGAGGCGG ACTTGTTGTACCCGGCCCGGCTCGAGGAGCCTTCGCGGCGAGAGCTCAAGGGGCGGGGGCGCTCGGGCCGCTCGGAACGTTCCCCCTGCGtcctcccgcccctccccagcccttccacccccctcctcttcctcctcctctccccgtgGGAAGTGccgggcagggagggaggctcagcccggggcgaggagaggaggggacagaGTAGGGCAGGGGGCGCGGCGAGGATCGCTCGGACTCCAGGGACCAGACTAGGCCGGAGGGGACGCCTGGCCTCGGGCCCCGCGCTCAGCCACTATCCTAGTCCGGATCTGCGCTCAGCACCCCTGCCCGGCCGGGCCGGCATTCACCTCCCCTACGCTCCCTGGCCCGCCCGGCCCGCCGGGTCCCGCGCTCTCCCGGGCTCCACGCCCCAGACTGCGGTAGTCGCCCTGGAGCCAGCAGGCCCGGCGCAGGCCGCGCTGAACTCCTGCGCAGACGGCGCTGCGGAGGCCTGCTCTTCGCTTCAAACGGGCCGCTGCAGCCGCCCCGCTCGCTGCCCGCGGCCGGCTGTCAAACTCCTCCCTGGGCGGACAGGGCTGCGGGGCGGGGCTGCCGTCGGGGCTGAGCCCGGCCTGAGACGGCTTCGTAGGCGACCGTCCCCCGGTCCTAGGGGGCTAGGTCGGGGTCGGGAAGGGCAGACCGAAATCCGAGATAGCCGGGGGTCGCTTGGAAAAGGCTTTTCTTACGGAGGCAGGGGGACCGAAAGGGGTCTCCGGACCGTCGTGAATGGGAGCAGCGGCTGTGCCCTGGAGCGAACGCCCTCCAAATCTGCAGGCAGCCCCAGGCCAGGCCGCT CTCTCATCCTTTCTCTTCtggcctccctcttcctctctcgcTTCTTCCCTGCTCGCTtccgcaccccaccccacctcaacCTCGTCCCACCGGTAGACTTTCTTCGCGGAGGTTCCGAGGTACCCAGAGCGCCAGCGCGGTCTTTCGCCGGAGACAGGGAGCTGCTGAGCGCGGAGCCAAAGCGGGAAAG AGTGTGGGTCCTGGACGCTAGCTCGGGGTCAGAAGATGAGAGGATCGAGGGTCCGGAGTGCGGCCAGGGAGCCCTCTTCTTTCCCCTGGACCCGCAAACCCCGGGAGAGGTGCTGGGGGCCGGGCGGAAGCGGAGCCGGCCCTGCGGAGCCGGCCCCGAGCCTCTCCTCTGCGTCCTCAAGTTGTGTGCTTCTGTTCTAGCCGCAGACCCACCCGACCGCGCCCCAGGGAAAAGGGGACCT GGCTTGAATAGGCCCCGGCCCCCTTTCTTCGGCGCGGCTTCCCGAGGGGCCAGGCCAGGAGTGAATGGCCCCGCTTCCcgccccgcgccccctccccctgGCGGGAAGAACATCTTTATCcccgtcgccgccgccgccgcccaggCCCCCATTCACGCGGCCCGGGCTCCGGGCGGAACGAATCAATCGGCCGCGGCTCTTCGGAG GGCGGATCGCGGAGAGAACCGGGGCCGCTGCCCAAGCCCGGAGACCTGTCCTACCTCCCCTCCAGGCACCCACACTAGCCCCATCGGGTCCGGCGGCCGCACCCGCAAGGCCCAGggcacggg GTCCGGACAGCGCTCTTCCAGGGGCGTTCGGAGGGGAGGCCGGGCTCCTGGCTTCCGCGCCCTCGCTCGGCGTCCCGGCCCGGGTGGAGGGGGCGCTCGTCG CCCCAAGGCGGGAGTGGGGCCCCTGCGCCGTCCGCGCGTCTCGCGGTCCGTGTGTCCGGCTGCCTCCGGCGGCTActcgccccctcccctgcccggcgcccccgcccctcctcccgcACGCGAGTTCCCGTCTCCTCCGCCTGCTCGCCGCCGCCGTCGCGCGTCCCCCATccacttctctcctcctctccctccttcctctgcgCCCTCTCCTTTTTCGCCTGCGCTCCGGCTCCCGCTCCGGCTTTCTCACACCCTCTGGGCTTCCTCCTCCCATTTCTCTGTCTTGCTGAGTCTCAAAGTCTGGTCCCCACGCCCGCGTGGCCTAGGGAAACTCCTTTCCCGCGTGGGGCCCGTGTGCCCCCTCCCGCGTTCCCGCGGGACGATTCGGGGCTCCGGGGGCGCCCCGGCTCGCGCGTACAAAGGAGCGACCGCTGCCCGCTGccgaggtggggtgggaggcgcGGGCCGCAGAGACGGTTTCAGTCGACGTGACTCGGGCCGGCCAGCGCGGGGCCGCCGGGTGGAGTGGCGGCCGCAGCGCCGTGAAGGGGGACAGCGCCCCTTCCTCAATCTAATTAACCTCCTCGGCCGCGCAGAGACAAAGGCGCGCCTCCGGGCGCCCACGTCGAGCGCGTCGGCGCGGAGCCGGCGCCCCTGCCGGCAGGTGACTGGCACGCGAGCCCCTCTGGGCGCTGAGGCCCCGGTGCCCCCTCTCCTGCGCCCCCGGGAACCTTCTCCAGCGTCTCCCAAGCCCGGACCCCCAGGCCCGCCTTTGCCACCGCTAGAGTCCTGGCCGATCAAGGCGGCGGGACGGAGGGGTGAGGCACTTGGGGAGGCTGGACCTCCAGGGGACGCGGCACGGCGGGAGAGGAAGCACAGGCTTCCGGAGGCCTAG